In Pseudomonas fluorescens, a genomic segment contains:
- a CDS encoding AAA family ATPase, protein MTQWHIFSGERKPATVTLPPAPPWRTFVEPAADQLYDCGSVEDDDRYWDHARAYQTPPAIIDAINAALILRRPLLVTGPPGTGKSSLIYRIAYELKLGPVLVWPVNSRTTLENGLYDYDAIGRLRDQSLSGGSAPDIGKYIRLQALGTALLPSKRPRALLIDELDKADPDLPNDLLNALEEGWFEIPELQRDECEEVEVRVASSAKVMTAQVEKARIRGGRVQCHEFPFIVFTSNDEREFPAAFLRRCIRIELQAPDDKALTKIVEAQMGSEAAAKVQKYISEFAENDTVSATDQLLNAAYLIHKVNQGTPDEAQKFYDLLTRPLS, encoded by the coding sequence ATGACCCAGTGGCACATTTTTTCGGGTGAGCGCAAACCTGCGACCGTTACCCTGCCTCCCGCACCACCGTGGCGCACTTTCGTCGAACCGGCCGCCGATCAACTGTACGACTGCGGATCAGTCGAGGATGACGACCGCTACTGGGATCATGCTAGGGCCTACCAGACGCCGCCCGCAATCATCGATGCGATCAACGCCGCCCTGATTCTCCGTCGTCCATTATTGGTCACCGGCCCTCCAGGCACCGGAAAAAGCTCGCTGATCTACCGTATCGCCTACGAACTGAAACTGGGCCCGGTGCTGGTCTGGCCGGTGAATTCGCGCACGACCCTGGAAAATGGCCTGTACGACTACGATGCCATCGGCCGCCTGCGCGACCAGAGCCTGAGCGGCGGCTCGGCGCCGGACATTGGCAAGTACATTCGCCTGCAAGCCCTCGGTACAGCGTTGCTGCCGTCGAAGCGCCCGCGGGCGCTGCTGATCGATGAACTCGACAAGGCAGACCCTGACCTGCCCAACGACCTGCTCAACGCGCTGGAAGAGGGCTGGTTCGAGATCCCAGAGTTGCAGCGAGATGAATGCGAAGAGGTGGAGGTACGGGTCGCATCGTCCGCCAAGGTCATGACAGCACAGGTTGAGAAAGCCAGGATCAGGGGCGGACGGGTGCAGTGCCATGAGTTTCCGTTCATCGTCTTCACCAGCAACGACGAACGGGAGTTCCCTGCGGCATTCTTGCGCCGCTGCATTCGCATCGAATTGCAGGCACCGGATGACAAGGCGCTGACGAAGATCGTCGAAGCACAGATGGGGAGCGAGGCCGCCGCCAAGGTGCAGAAGTACATCTCGGAATTTGCCGAGAACGATACGGTCAGCGCCACCGACCAGCTGCTGAACGCTGCCTACCTGATCCACAAGGTCAACCAGGGCACGCCTGACGAAGCGCAGAAGTTTTACGACCTGCTGACCCGCCCACTGAGCTGA